A region of the Haematobia irritans isolate KBUSLIRL chromosome 5, ASM5000362v1, whole genome shotgun sequence genome:
tctttgccaagctaggatgctcgctcccgaactcgactatgaccaatttttgtttaacttttattggagttgcattagtcctaaatattcaaaatatgttcattatatgtgaatttactacaaattagcaacaattcgaactaaaactaatacatttactattcctatatggcgaaaacaatgtaaaaaacaagtgaaaaatgttttacgattgcaatttaccaatcgatccgaaaaatttagatttcgataaaaagttctggatatcgaatgccgtgattagcctccTGCTATTGTTATAGCGGTACTGTAATAATGCCCTCTCTTTTGTCCATTAAGTTGGAGAAAAAAGATCTGTTAATCAATTTCCAAATGGAGATAAGTTTGGAGGGGCAAGCAAACCAGTTGGCCATTGTCATGTAGTTATTGTAGATCattgattaattaaaattagataGGATTTTACGTAGGCGAATTTGCCACATCTAGAGGGGCCAATAAACAGTTAATGTATATGAGGTGGCCcttaatcctaaaaaaatgggcTAAATACAGAGAAGACATATCAGGAAGTACGTTAGTTTATTTCTTATTCCAAGCATTTAGGTATGGAAGCAAATGGATTTATCTAGAATTTGTTGGGGTGAAAACTATCTTGGGTCACCGTCTCCGGGACAAGACAGATATGATGACTTACATCAGAAGTCATGACTGTACATCACACCCTAATGCCCTGTTCTTGTAAATCGGAAAACTTATTCAAAAGATgaacagtcactcgaattcaaatcattttggggttttccatttttacggccattttcatgtagctccgttagactttaactcccagttaacagaaagtaaaatggaTATATCTTCTCTCGGGtttattttaactgaaaaatttttagcacttaagttcctaactggcatatggaatatatagccaagatgacagatatgtccatagttttgtttttttttccaaacaatCTATGtaacatttgaaatattttatgtcgCATACTATAAGTATAAGATTATAAATCTTGTTGTATGTGAGGCAATAAACTAaatgtaaatgtaaaaaaatgtacggtttaaaagttcgttagctaacgtgccactaacggagcttcatgaaaaaggGGGTTAAAAGTATTTATGAAAATAGTACATGCATTGATTTTGAAAATgcattcccattttttttttcttttttaatgccCATTGTCATTGTAGAGCACAGAGAGACTTGCATTAGTCTCGCtcctattaattaaaattagataGGATTTTACGTAGGGGAATTTGCCAGATCTAGAGGGACCAACAAACAGTTAACGTATATGATGTGGCCcttaatcctaaaaaaaaagttgGGCTAAATACAAAGAAGGCATATTACGAAGTACGTTAGTTTATTTCTTATTCCAAGTATTTAGGCGGAAGCAAATGAATTTATCTAGAATTTGTTGGGGCGAAAACTATCTTgtttccacaattttttttaattaaaacaaaaatcaaaaaatttaatagtatcaattaaatttttaattggatcaattaaatttttaattgactgctgaaaatatttcagttcatgTAACGGAGCCAGGGCTGTGAAGTCTGAGACGCAGTTTTGGAGTCGGAGtccgaagattttgctggagtcgtagaaattttgctcgactccggcgaaacaaaatttgaaaaattcctatatctgtaactaaagaaatatttgacaaattagATAGATTAGGGTTTTTattcgaacaacgaaaaacgaagttcTGGATTTCAGGCTAtttaaagtgtatttatatggatgAAATTTCGCTTCGATATAAAAAGGTTTTACTAGAATGTGAACTGAATTGGTCAATtatattgtccatttttaacataatgTCGATTTTTTGACCCTAtatgtactcttgataaagatacaattttaaggcaatacatcagtagaacctaacgttctgaatttttggcaggcatgtcgagttcgaagatggatcataacggacaattttgtgatatagcacctacatataaacctatcTTCCTATTTGTGTTAAgacatttttcccagtctaaaattttcatttgtcagaaattttgaatttagagaattttgagatccataaataaacaCGGAAATTTACCGTCGGCCcagataattacttgagaaatatccatatacacccgatgtcttTGGAAGctgcaattttaaattaaacctctgccaacgtgtcatctgagccggtcttttgggagaaagtttgtttatcaaagccactcgaaattctttacattaaattaatggtatctaatgtccataactgatagaccatttataaatcgatgtttcaccattttacttctatagaaacaatattcgtcaTTTGTTGTAAgatagtggttatttaaaattccgcccgtcctatCTGATTAgtccgacattttgatttttgtgtattttttataaaatgcctatatagattactaccaggattttacttcttaaacttctggaagcctaataatttttgttttaattttttgtttttataagtaCATATTCTGGAGACTGTTGTtatccatattttgatgtggtctctatatagtcttgtgtcgtacttttaatttattggcctgacattaaaatgtagagttctttatatacctaaaatgctgagatttgtcgtcgagtcgtatcaaaatttgggACATATAGACACATACgacaaaatagaatacttatatcggtctatttttggaacgctacaccttaaaattacaattggaatactgtgaaaataatatttaagtaCATCactcggagtcgactccggagtcggagtcgaggctaataagaaatgctggagtcggagtcgagcaaaattgactcgactccacagctacATGAAAATTGCCGTAACTGATCTTATAGCTATTAGccaattcctatacaaaatcctGAGCAGAACTATCTGCTACGCTGCCTCGTCTAGAAGCACTGTCATATAACGCTGGTTGTCGTGCTCTATATACTGAATTTCTTGGGACGTGTTGGCCTATTCATACGTCGGTAATTTGAACGGCTACTACAATGCTTTGACAACATTAAGTTATGTCTAATGAGAGTGACTTGTCTACCCCAGATTGACCCAATGGGTCAAACTTTGTAATAATAGAGAAAGAAAgctctttaaattaaataatttcataGACATTGTTCTGCTGTATAAGTTGTGCTTTATTATAAGAAATGTAAATGGAATGCGATTTAATTGTCTTTTGaatatgtataaaaatttataaaatatttaaacacaTGTATGTAGATACATATGTCTGGTGTATATATCGTATATGGttataaaaaatacttttgtttacttttaaatataatatactaatcacaaaaaaatgtgttaatgTATGTGCGGATGTGACATTGTATCACCTGATCACTTGATCATACTATGTACACAAGCTGGACTACAAAAAGGCATATTTTGTTTAACACAAAAACGACCTCCTATCAATGACTTGTCACAGTTGGCACCAGCACAAAGAAAACACGAATCATGCCAATGTATATCATTCCAGGAGACCCCCTTTTCTGTAGGTCCTATAATTTGAAGGCACCGCTGGCAAGGTTTTCCAAAGTGTTCATCGTAACACTTAAGGCATAGTGGCATATTAGTCTTTTCATCTGGTACATACTGATGTCCTGCCAGAGGATCATCACAGTGgtaacaacaaaaatgttttatatggaatGTAGAGCCCTCGGCTGCTGTATATTCCTTGGTAAAGATCAATTCATCACAAGCTTTGCAACGtggtattttcaatttcaaagccAAATCACGGCCACAATAAACATGACCTTGATGGAAGAAATAAACGAGATCTGCTAAAAGTTCTCTACACTCGTAACAACGGAAACAATCTGGATGCCAAGCAAATTCTTTGCCAGCTCTTTCGGCTTTAACAGCAACTTCGCCAAAGTGGATAGCCATTTTGCAATCGGGACAGTTAACAGCAACTTTTGTGGGCAGATCAGCATGACCTGTTGTTAGTATAAATGCAATTTTTGATTATAAACAATGACAATAGGCACAtccaatatttatactttaCCATGCTTATCATTGTTTCCCTTTAATGATAAATTATGCAAATTCTTCTGTAGAGCATCTGTGGAAGGTGCCACCGAGGGATACATATTCATATCTTGTATACCCGGCACACTTACAAGTTTTCCTGGCAAAGCCTTTATATCATCCACATAAGGATTGCAAACACCAGCAGCACTATGACTGGGTGATTCAAACCCTGAGTCTGTACTTCGTGATATACTCATAGCTTGTCCCAAATTAATATTGATAGGAGCATAAGCAATATCTAAGCTTCCTGGTAATGCAGTAACATATTCCCTTACCTCTTCGTACAGAGGTCGATCAGAACGTAATTCCTTTGATAATTGTTCCAATGGCTTCAATTGTTGACAATTGGAATAATTGATGTTCAAATCATCTAGATTTCTAAAAAGCCTTTCATAGAATGGAGCATTGAGAACAGCACTTTGCAACATATCCTTGTTAGTGACACCAATGGATTGAAGTTTTCTCTTGGTAACATCTGTTAAATCTGTATCAAATATATCCGGTTTATCGCTACGTAGACCCAAACTTAAGGCCAATATGGGATGAGTTTTCTGTTTAGCTTTTTGTATGGCATTATTCAAAGAATCCGAATTTATAATATGTGCAAAAACTGGATCGCGTTCATAATCAACATTGGTTGGAAGAAAATCTGGCACAGTGTTTGATGTAGTTACATTACCAAATAGAACTTTTCTCATGGGAGTGTCTTGTTGCATTTGAGCTccatatttcattttgttcaaagaaaatgtttttgaagGTAGGGGCGAATTGAATGCCAAATCATTAATAAATTTGGATGGGGTTTTTAGCGGTGAACTGTATGATATAGCATTAGGCATGTAGACCATAGAATCAAGGTCTTTTTTGATGACAGGATTTGATACATATTCCTTGCGTAAATCAACAAGCGGGCCCAATCGTGGATCACGGGATATATCCAGATTTTGTTTCTgtgttttagtaaaaaaaataaaataaacaagtgaCCAGAAAATATATTCTAATAAGAAATAAATGGCCAAATAATATTATTGGTATCCAAAAATCACAGTGTGATATTGATAATACAGTTTTGCGACAGACATTGACTGTGTAAAATTTTGgcttttaaaattaattcaaaaaagtaaaagtaagtTGGCTTTCAACATGGAAACCGAATATAATATCCAGCTTAAAGCTGGAAAGGAAAATTTGCATGAGGTAGATGTTATCGACCTATAACCACAGGAAAAACCTAGCAAAAATGCTCTATTGCCACGCAATAGGAATTATCACAAGAGCTACATACCGTGCGGCAAGGCCGAATTCAGGGGTggggggtgagggggatcaaaccccccgaaatgaatgaatatttttatataaataaatatatatttttagctgcatagaaaaatcttatcgaagatgttgaagaaaagctggaggttttattttgaaaaacgcttacctataaaacttgcacaaatcatagaatactagttgaaaagtccgtcaaacgacggtcgaaaaaaacaaattgtttttgttctcgcaccacaaatttcatttttggaaaatgtctttctgctttttatttgtgtttgttgttctttttgtgaacaggactcgctttgtttggccatagcaacaacaacgaaacagccaaacacacatgtgtaaatgaaatggcgcaaaacctgcgaaaagaacctgcctaattcagcgatggaagcacttggagagtgcaataaagagatatttccaaacgtgcatattcttttaaaaattttggtcactttgccagttactcaggaatggaaaatacaatttttaagaaagtacaaaaaaggtattttttgagcggaaaggtactttttactaaatttcaacaaaaatttcactggaaaattattgtcaagagactaaattttaaagaaaataaaattttgacaaaattttctatataaataaaattttgcaaaaattttctatagaaataaaatttttcaaaaatttcctatagaaataaaatttgtacaaaattttcaattgaaataaatttttgacaaaattttctataaaaataaaattttgcaaaaattctatatagaaataaaattttgacaacattttctaccgaaataaaaaatcgataatcattcttgaagttcaataaaatccggtttttgactatgtcttttacaaaatcgagattttcttcccacatgatcatgtttgttttgccatatttgtaaaagactattagcaaataaggttgataaagactttctcaaaatattaaaatattttgtcaaagctattgtaccataaatctgatatcgactcaaaaatgtctacacaaaaggtactaaatcattcgcgggggtactactgtACTGACCggagtgaaaaagtattgaaaaaagtactatagtactgcattttccatccctgcagttactacgtactcatccgaactttcattttcaacaatgaagaaattaaagacgtatcttagaaattcgactagcgagagtagactcaatggattggcattaatgtcggttcatcgccgaataaatgtgccgactgaagaagtaattgatttatttgctgcccaaaaagcccgtgggctcaatttaatattataacaatattgtatacatacctatgcataaataaaattttctacacatgagattatatgaatatttttttttaagttgaacccccccgaattaaaatcctggctacggccttgccgTGCGGTGCCGATAACATAGTTTTCCTTTTGTAAGCAATATGGgagcaaaatataaataatcgataaaagCGATTCAATAATACATCtaagcatttcttatgggaaatttcctctagatTAATGGGAGAAAATTGTAGGTGTCGATAACAAACTCTCATTGAAAATTCTGAAGGAAAATCTTTCTAAATCTAGTTCGAATTTGTTCAGtccaaatttgttcaaaatttaattccttagACAGTTTCTTCTCTCGCCCCTTCCTACTGCGGGGCGCTGCTTTCCCATTACATAGCGCCTTGTCATTCTCATAGGATCGttcaataacattctaattcaaAGTCAGAAGTGTCCAAATTATTTATCAGACTAGTAGCTCGTTACATTTATACTTACATTTAAAACTGCAAATATTTTATCGTATATGGGACCATTCAAAACTAAACTTTGTACAGCTGCTTCATTTAATCCATTAagcttttgttttgttactgGTGATAGCTTTATGCATTCCTTGCTTATTGGTGGGCCATCGGACAATGGTTCTGAAAAGGCTACAAATATTTTGCCATATGCACATGGCGGGCCAGGTTCAATAATAGCTTTGGACAATTTATCATTACTGAGCAGGGTACAGAGAATCGGATCGGAGACTGGTTGCTCTTTTATGGCAGACATAGCTTTCAAATATTTCTCGTCCTCAAATAGTTCCATATCGTCAGCCAAACGTGGTTTTTGTATTTCAGCTACAGTTGCATGGGCATAATTACCAACTCTCACAACATTACCTTGGCCTACACAATGATCTCTTATTTTTTGGACATACTGCATCAGTTGGTTGGATTCTGCTTCTGTGAGATTATCACAGAAACCAGCATCCAAATCGTGAGGGGGAACTTGAAATTCAAGTTGTTGCTTTCTCTTAGCTGCCGCTTCGCTTCCCGCTACAGGCACATTCTTGCTGCCAAGTTTGTCCAGATAATCAGCGACCACATCGGGAGCAGCATTTGGAGGCACCCAGTCAACTTTGACGGGttggcttaaagtttttattttgataactaAAAATACAATATACATTAAAGTTAAGCATATATTTATTGCTCATCATCTTTAGCCATTTTACTTACATGCGGGTTTAGACCTAATTTGTCCCAGAATTTCAAATTGTGCCCATCCAGATGTATCATCATCTTGACACATATGTTGATCTTTTCGGCatttacaatttcgacaaactttacGCCAAAAATGCAGATCCAATCCTGGACATTTGTCATTACAAACACTACATGGAGCTCCCGCCCCTACTTCATGACCAAGTTTTGCGAACTTTAATCTCTCACGTCTGTCTTCGAGTTTTGATAACCATTCGGGAGCGGCGGGAGTTTCCACACACGATGCATTTGTGTCTTTGTCCATTATTACACCATTAGATTTCCATTGATTTGAAAGGAGACTGATTTGAGATTTGGGTGTCAAATGTAATACTACAACTGAAGATACCAACTTCGATATCTTTCGATaaccaataaaaatatataaaagccGAAAGTTCGACAATGGCGAACTCTATATATCCTACACCATAGatttcgtagaaaattctactaaagacagCTGTTCAAAAATACATGTAACAACTTTCAAGTGtaatttacttttagttcaatgaatttcccaaatttattgataattggttgatagttttgatgcaaatagaggatgctgatgaggaatatggtaatcccaaccatcttgcagtcaaaagggctttgcccaaatacatttttcaagcatacttttcctctattggttaagctactcctgTAGTTTAgccaacgcatggttttaagctgaaatcaaaacaacagtaATAGAAGAAACCGACAATAacaaaacgtaacaaatattcaTCTAGGGTTTGGTTCATAAGGAAATTCCATCTCCGAATAGTTGTTGAAAAGTACGGTTAAgtcaggtatagtggcagcccgatatttcacttatggcgttttcttttcttgtaaacaatgcacactttttttgcattttgcccggaaaatgtactctttaggttcttttctaaaaaaaacaggcaaaagtgcgaaaaggcttcgaattctgttgtgaaaatagcgccacgcatagaggcaaattacgggcattttcagcactgccaacaaacgagagtgctgcgattgccctgtttccttctttgaattcttttctgcccgctgaaatgatagcatttttttaggtttctggtaacattttaaaaatgcgcattctgtacagacaaaatgaaggcaaagcacttttttcagaaaagaaaacaccattagactattcagtccattgtgataccacagtggcgaacttctctcttatcactgagtgctgcctgatccaatattaagctcaatgacaaaggacctactttttatatactttttcgtaacggcgttccacattgcagtgaaaccacttagagaagctttgaaacacaacagcattactgaggtgggataatccaccgctgaaaacaatTTTGGTGTTTGTGcgaaactgggttcgaacccacgaccctgcaaggcgggcatgctacctGAAAAGTATGGAGCTTTTATCATTACTGCGTCACCCTGTGATTTGCGTTATCGAAAGTTATCAACAGTTATCTCGATAgctgtaaaaaaaagaaatcgatTATTGAATGACATAGAGTGAGCAGCAAAAGTCGCGGTACCCCATACGAATTAAAAAGCCAATGATAAATTCTCAAACACAAACTTTTAgtgcttatttttattttacatattcAGTTATATACAGGATAAAACAAGtaataattcattaaatttgggactttttaaactttcaatagaaaaagtcACCAGTTTAAGAGTTAatatgggtattaagttc
Encoded here:
- the Tes gene encoding testin LIM domain protein — translated: MDKDTNASCVETPAAPEWLSKLEDRRERLKFAKLGHEVGAGAPCSVCNDKCPGLDLHFWRKVCRNCKCRKDQHMCQDDDTSGWAQFEILGQIRSKPAFIKIKTLSQPVKVDWVPPNAAPDVVADYLDKLGSKNVPVAGSEAAAKRKQQLEFQVPPHDLDAGFCDNLTEAESNQLMQYVQKIRDHCVGQGNVVRVGNYAHATVAEIQKPRLADDMELFEDEKYLKAMSAIKEQPVSDPILCTLLSNDKLSKAIIEPGPPCAYGKIFVAFSEPLSDGPPISKECIKLSPVTKQKLNGLNEAAVQSLVLNGPIYDKIFAVLNKQNLDISRDPRLGPLVDLRKEYVSNPVIKKDLDSMVYMPNAISYSSPLKTPSKFINDLAFNSPLPSKTFSLNKMKYGAQMQQDTPMRKVLFGNVTTSNTVPDFLPTNVDYERDPVFAHIINSDSLNNAIQKAKQKTHPILALSLGLRSDKPDIFDTDLTDVTKRKLQSIGVTNKDMLQSAVLNAPFYERLFRNLDDLNINYSNCQQLKPLEQLSKELRSDRPLYEEVREYVTALPGSLDIAYAPININLGQAMSISRSTDSGFESPSHSAAGVCNPYVDDIKALPGKLVSVPGIQDMNMYPSVAPSTDALQKNLHNLSLKGNNDKHGHADLPTKVAVNCPDCKMAIHFGEVAVKAERAGKEFAWHPDCFRCYECRELLADLVYFFHQGHVYCGRDLALKLKIPRCKACDELIFTKEYTAAEGSTFHIKHFCCYHCDDPLAGHQYVPDEKTNMPLCLKCYDEHFGKPCQRCLQIIGPTEKGVSWNDIHWHDSCFLCAGANCDKSLIGGRFCVKQNMPFCSPACVHSMIK